A stretch of Vigna angularis cultivar LongXiaoDou No.4 chromosome 4, ASM1680809v1, whole genome shotgun sequence DNA encodes these proteins:
- the LOC108331193 gene encoding uncharacterized protein LOC108331193, which yields MDKGCGMEESVDLRNGVELATSVSDKHLDLLRPSARNYSIFRGQAMEGGDPEKGTYTLIRGPEDFQTGLYDRPLPCYGCGIGWFSFLLGFLCPPLWYYATILYFGNYYRKDPRERAGLGASAIAALIFTVALLIIGTILHLRSP from the exons atggATAAAG GTTGTGGTATGGAAGAGAGTGTTGATTTGAGAAATGGTGTGGAATTGGCAACATCAGTCTCTGATAAGCATCTTGATCTTCTGAGGCCATCTGCCagaaattattcaatttttagaGGTCAAGCAATGGAAGGTGGAGACCCTGAAAAGGGCACCTATACCTTAATCAGAGGTCCTGAGGACTTCCAAACAGGACTTTATGACAGACCCCTTCCATGTTATGGTTGTGGAATTGGATGGTTCTC ATTTCTTTTGGGATTTCTGTGTCCACCTCTGTGGTATTATGCCACGATCCTTTACTTTGGAAACTACTACAGAAAGGATCCTAGGGAAAGGGCAGGATTAGGAGCTTCTGCAATTGCT GCACTAATATTCACAGTAGCATTGCTGATCATAGGAACTATTCTTCATTTACGCTCACCCTGA
- the LOC108330988 gene encoding glycerophosphocholine acyltransferase 1, with amino-acid sequence MDSRTKRAYFCFCIHRHLSLSESIQTHMAVSDNEDLASDYTDSEPSKRTRRRFRDRSKEVLSKQAVKIVKQAEEHERFINKVTHLLGVLGFGGFCFLFGAKPQAVPLVYCLFYVVFVPLRWIYYRFKKWHYYLLDFCYYANTIFLIYLLFYPRNEKLFMVCFSFAEGPLAWALIVWRCSLVFSSFDKIVSVLIHLLPGLVFFSIRWWNPATFEAMRPEGTAARATWPYVEDKSYLFMWLFLVPLAVYILWQVLYFLIVNVLRRQRFLRDPEVMTSYRELSKKAQKANNVWWRLSGLLGDQNRLLMYIILQGIFTVATTALTVPIFLSYELSVVFQILKISASVWNGGSFLIDVMPRQVILKEKKKTEMQHVPNQNH; translated from the exons ATGGATAGCAGAACAAAGAGGGCATATTTCTGTTTCTGCATACACCGCCATCTTTCTTTGTCTGAATCAATTCAAACACATATGGCTGTGTCTGATAACGAAGATCTTGCATCAGACTACACAGACAGCGAACCCTCTAAAAGGACAAGGCGTAGGTTCAGGGATAGGTCCAAG GAGGTCTTGTCCAAACAAGCTGTGAAGATAGTCAAACAAGCTGAAGAGCATGAAAGGTTCATTAACAAG GTGACTCATCTTTTGGGGGTTCTTGGCTTCGGTGGGTTTTGCTTCCTCTTCGGGGCAA AGCCACAAGCTGTTCCCTTGGTATATTGTTTGTTCTATGTCGTGTTTGTTCCTCTCCGTTGGATATATTACAGGTTCAAGAAATGGCATTACTACCTCCTG GATTTTTGCTATTATGCCAATACAATCTTCTTGATTTACCTCCTTTTTTATCCAAGGAATGAAAAGCTTTTCATGGTTTGCTTTTCATTCGCTGAG GGACCATTAGCGTGGGCTTTGATTGTTTGGCGCTGCAGTTTGGTTTTCAGTTCTTTTGACAAAATTGTCAGTGTTCTTATCCATCTTCTACCTG gattagttttcttttctattcGATGGTGGAATCCTGCAACCTTTGAAGCCATGCGACCAGAGGGAACTGCTGCAAGGGCTACATGGCCCTATGTTGAAGATAAATCCTATCTCTTTATGTGGTTGTTTTTGGTTCCCTTAGCAGTTTACATTCTGTGGCAGGTTCTATACTTCCTCATTGTCAATGTCTTGCGCAGACAACGGTTTTTAAGAGATCCTGAAGTCATGACTTCCTACAG GGAACTCTCCAAAAAGGCTCAGAAAGCAAACAATGTGTGGTGGCGCTTAAGTGGCCTACTAGGGGATCAAAATCGCTTGTTGATGTACATCATTCTTCAAGGCATATTCACTGTGGCAACCACAGCACTAACTGTTCCCATATTCTTGTCTTATGAACTGTCTGTGGTTTTCCAAATACTGAAGATTTCTGCTTCAGTGTGGAATGGGGGAAGCTTCCTCATAGATGTAATGCCTAGGCAGGTAATTCtcaaggagaaaaagaaaacagaaatgCAACATGTTCCAAATCAAAATCATTAG
- the LOC108330817 gene encoding verprolin gives MPHRRSWHSSPPLLSPPLIIILFPIVILTILFLALPPLLSAATRLIRPASVKTSWDSLNILIVVFAILCGVFARRNDDEQTPRNNHHDAVPDRNAAFRRVPSEGQSQWLGFTGERKEYINDTPLNRFQSPATGDTPLRMRRNSSSYPDLRQWETGDERYKFRFSDDFEIDKQFRTPARDHFPAFDHRKRLPESPPSLSPQPQPQHQHQHHQQQDDEEKEIPVDTFETRPSSPPVKSITPTPPPPPPPPPPQPESARRNARRSHRKTERVSEITVELDEREFTTIRSPPPAPPTPPPPSAKVRSERKSERKKSNVKREIAMVWASVLSNQRKKKKKQRAKNNHDQHYYEDNADELANSTTVPPPTPPPPPPPPPPTSMFHSLFRKGLGKSKKIHSVSPPPPPPPPPPSKRWSKRKSHNPPPSPPSPASPPRRRNTGRPPLPSRSVNFHDEIHESANIGNQSPLIPVPPPPPPFKMKAMKFVVRGDFVRIRSNQSSRCSSPEREEIIMNVSESTVSESVTDGNGVFCPSPDVNIKAESFIAKRRGEWKLEKLNSLKEKSNVSLPRRL, from the coding sequence ATGCCCCACCGTCGCTCCTGGCACTCATCGCCACCCTTACTCAGCCCTCCACTCATAATCATTCTCTTCCCCATCGTCATACTCACCATCCTCTTCCTCGCTCTGCCGCCGCTCCTCTCCGCCGCCACGCGCCTCATACGCCCTGCCTCCGTCAAGACCAGCTGGGACTCCCTCAACATCCTCATCGTCGTTTTCGCAATCCTGTGCGGCGTCTTTGCCAGACGAAACGACGATGAACAGACCCCAAGAAATAACCACCACGACGCCGTTCCGGATCGAAATGCTGCGTTTCGACGAGTCCCTTCCGAAGGACAATCTCAGTGGCTTGGGTTCACAGGGGAAAGAAAGGAGTATATTAATGATACCCCTCTCAACCGGTTTCAGTCACCTGCAACCGGTGATACACCGTTGAGGATGAGAAGAAACAGCAGCTCTTATCCAGATCTGCGCCAGTGGGAAACCGGCGATGAGCGGTACAAGTTCCGCTTCTCTGATGACTTTGAAATCGACAAGCAGTTCCGCACGCCGGCTAGGGACCATTTCCCCGCCTTCGACCACCGCAAACGATTGCCGGAATCACCACCATCACTGTCACcacaaccacaaccacaacatcaGCATCAACACCATCAACAACAAGACGATGAAGAAAAGGAAATTCCGGTTGATACCTTCGAAACTCGTCCTTCATCACCGCCGGTGAAATCAATTACGCCAACTCCTCCACCACCGCCGCCGCCGCCTCCTCCTCAGCCGGAATCGGCCCGTCGCAATGCACGACGGTCGCATCGGAAAACAGAGAGAGTCAGTGAGATAACCGTCGAGCTCGACGAGCGCGAGTTCACGACGATCCGCTCTCCGCCTCCGGCTCCTCCGACACCGCCTCCGCCGTCGGCGAAGGTGCGATCGGAGCGTAAGAGCGAGCGAAAGAAGAGCAATGTGAAGAGAGAGATAGCGATGGTTTGGGCTTCAGTTCTCTCCAACCAgcgaaagaaaaagaagaagcaaagagCAAAAAATAACCACGATCAACATTACTACGAAGATAATGCCGACGAATTAGCGAACAGCACGACAGTGCCACCACCAACGCCGCCACCTCCACCACCTCCTCCGCCACCAACTTCAATGTTCCACAGTCTATTCCGAAAAGGACTAGGCAAGAGCAAGAAAATCCACTCAGTGTCACCGCCACCACCCCCGCCACCTCCTCCGCCGTCGAAGCGGTGGTCCAAGCGCAAGAGCCACAACCCTCCTCCGTCTCCTCCGTCTCCTGCGTCTCCTCCACGCCGTCGAAACACGGGGCGACCACCGCTGCCGAGCAGAAGCGTCAATTTCCACGACGAGATTCACGAGTCAGCTAACATCGGCAACCAGTCGCCGCTGATTCCCGTTCCGCCACCGCCTCCGCCGTTCAAGATGAAGGCGATGAAGTTCGTGGTCCGTGGAGATTTCGTCAGGATACGCAGCAACCAGAGCTCGCGGTGTAGCTCTCCAGAAAGGGAGGAGATTATAATGAATGTATCGGAAAGTACAGTGAGTGAGAGCGTTACGGATGGTAACGGCGTTTTCTGTCCCAGCCCCGATGTGAACATTAAAGCTGAATCTTTCATCGCTAAGCGCAGGGGAGAGTGGAAGCTCGAAAAACTGAACTCCTTGAAGGAGAAAAGCAATGTCTCGTTGCCTCGTAGGTTGTAG